One region of Sylvia atricapilla isolate bSylAtr1 chromosome Z, bSylAtr1.pri, whole genome shotgun sequence genomic DNA includes:
- the CZH9orf85 gene encoding uncharacterized protein C9orf85 homolog isoform X3 produces MWKINAKLHDGVCQHCKGILEWRVKFRKYKLLTKPKKCVKCLQKTVKDPYHVICRPCAGKLEICAKCGKQEEIVIPIDKGQDRTESETSKNGQENSKSKDELDFDTKFSGEDSDVLEEQFKSMNFETTEI; encoded by the exons ATGTGG aaaataaatgctaagCTTCATGATGGAGTGTGTCAGCATTGCAAAGGTATCTTGGAGTGGCGAGTAAAATTCAGAAAGTACAAACTACtgacaaaacctaaaaaatg TGTGAAGTGCCTTCAGAAAACTGTAAAAGATCCTTATCATGTTATTTGTCGACCATGTGCTGGAAAACTAGAAATTTGTGCTAAGTGTgggaaacaagaagaaatagtAATTCC GATTGATAAAGGACAAGACAGAACTGAGAGTGAGACTTCTAAAAATGGCCAGGAGAACAGTAAATCGAAGGATGAGCTGGATTTTGATACAAAATTCAGTGGTGAAGATTCTGATGTGCTTGaagaacaatttaaaagtaTGAATTTTGAAACTACAGAGATCTAG
- the CZH9orf85 gene encoding uncharacterized protein C9orf85 homolog isoform X2 — translation MWTRNKIRLSIEGHSLLFKKINAKLHDGVCQHCKGILEWRVKFRKYKLLTKPKKCVKCLQKTVKDPYHVICRPCAGKLEICAKCGKQEEIVIPIDKGQDRTESETSKNGQENSKSKDELDFDTKFSGEDSDVLEEQFKSMNFETTEI, via the exons ATGTGG acaagaaataaaattagattGAGCATAGAAGGACATAGCTTGTTATTTAAG aaaataaatgctaagCTTCATGATGGAGTGTGTCAGCATTGCAAAGGTATCTTGGAGTGGCGAGTAAAATTCAGAAAGTACAAACTACtgacaaaacctaaaaaatg TGTGAAGTGCCTTCAGAAAACTGTAAAAGATCCTTATCATGTTATTTGTCGACCATGTGCTGGAAAACTAGAAATTTGTGCTAAGTGTgggaaacaagaagaaatagtAATTCC GATTGATAAAGGACAAGACAGAACTGAGAGTGAGACTTCTAAAAATGGCCAGGAGAACAGTAAATCGAAGGATGAGCTGGATTTTGATACAAAATTCAGTGGTGAAGATTCTGATGTGCTTGaagaacaatttaaaagtaTGAATTTTGAAACTACAGAGATCTAG